The Lucilia cuprina isolate Lc7/37 chromosome 5, ASM2204524v1, whole genome shotgun sequence genome includes a window with the following:
- the LOC111689439 gene encoding luciferin sulfotransferase-like: protein MEMFSVRRRCSLNIDKRQNRPFVEITANGSNIPLTGENWLERWCSLPISEEYFKRLYEFEVKEDDLYVVTFPKCGTTWIQEACWLLVNNLNFAKANAEDLPFRSVFMDLSALYTNIPKNTIDLAEQAASPRVLKSHLPAHLIPKQIWQKKSKIVYCARNPKDMVVSYFHFHRGLGTWQGDINEFVEDLINNDIMYCPYWEHIMDFWRMRQEQNIFFTTYEDMKRDLRSVLIQLNRFLERPELSEEQLQQLEKHLSFEQMKANKRVNPTFNIKSGHGSPNVRADFEFMRRGVVGSHKDELTPEIQKKLDHWIAEHLKKFNIKLEDIFGTILNDE from the exons atggaAATGTTTTCGGTGCGTAGACGTTGTTCGCTTAATATAGACAAACGACAAAATCGCCCATTTGTGGAAATTACAGCAAATGGGTCGAATATACCTTTGACGGGAGAGAATTGGCTGGAACGTTGGTGTTCTTTACCCATTTCGGAAGAGTATTTCAAAAGACTGTATGAATTTGAGGTAAAAGAAGATGATCTTTATGTAGTGACCTTTCCAAAATGTGGCACTACTTGGATACAAGAAGCCTGTTGGTTGTTGGTAAATAATTTGAACTTTGCCAAGGCCAATGCAGAGGATTTGCCTTTTCGTAGTGTTTTTATGGA CTTAAGTGCTTTGTACACTAATATACCCAAGAATACTATTGATCTGGCGGAACAGGCAGCTTCACCTAGAGTTCTTAAATCTCATCTACCAGCCCATTTAATACCCAAACAAATTTGGCAAAAGAAATCCAAG ATTGTCTACTGTGCTCGCAATCCTAAAGACATGGTTGTTTCCTATTTCCACTTTCATCGTGGTCTTGGTACTTGGCAGGGTGATATTAATGAATTCGTTGAGGACTTGATCAATAATGATATTATGTATTGCCCATATTGGGAGCATATAATGGATTTTTGGCGTATGCGTCaagaacaaaatatatttttcaccaCCTATGAAGATATGAAAAGAGATTTAAGATCAGTTTTAATACAACTTAACCGATTTCTAGAGAGACCTGAACTAAGTGAAGAACAACTTCAGCAGCTGGAAAAACATTTATCATTTGAGCAAATGAAGG CCAATAAACGTGTTAATCCCACTTTTAATATAAAGTCTGGTCATGGCAGTCCCAATGTGCGGGCAGACTTtga ATTCATGCGCCGCGGTGTTGTGGGCTCTCACAAAGATGAATTAACTCCtgaaattcaaaagaaattagATCACTGGATAGCtgagcatttaaaaaaattcaatattaaattagAAGATATATTTGGAACTATTTTGAACGATGAATAA